The following proteins are encoded in a genomic region of Diadema setosum chromosome 18, eeDiaSeto1, whole genome shotgun sequence:
- the LOC140241480 gene encoding uncharacterized protein: MTTTVDTTTNVTSWGSGDSDTSVFADIIVNGTTDFLWTNIASTVFAEETTSQEETGLETTVSLTTSKSTSISTTAAFIYKSSSTVIPSSTQNNGTQNIAGALLLVITFLALVGNVAVVIALRHKCYKSRALYTFLNNLAITVVCDCVFNAPLIAASMLSNGTVWLDLSFLCVVNSFVFNLIHTQVIMCLLILVLDRIFSLKYSDSYIGNFIGVKANLFAGYTWIHCTAFNLAIIVTSVESSYFEFRYFCSVLYENNLVFNILITLFCVIAPWIAILCSYIYIVRLAWETNARDSGLVQAGYDELAELRGTGKELNHAKPVGVLVVLWCLLIGPYQLIHMIYVYSGRSSGSEILWVVCTGLKFIYDFLVSVVILTAWPETWKEIRNVFSGRPDNAIESALRDHVRIPGVRPSWADGSDGSVTDRSTLDRSTISRSFPIPVLFATSNGLQLQVGARGRSNDGEMEVAGLATENQSDPYKRGFRPPPPYLPPLFSVVHSSEEDSFNTNSSLPLKDDEGEAMELNESADRKSAATQFQLSLGKGDDFKTLKSLSPSTEASDMDVTGPHIANSKDYQIPQTESARRADYVLDDKQKPDPIDAKDDQTRTCEQVPKIPKIETEVSRSKRTTKPTQIRERKNEKTKRSYKE; encoded by the exons ATGACGACCACAGTAGACACGACCACTAACGTGACGTCGTGGGGAAGTGGTGACAGCGACACGTCGGTCTTTGCCGACATCATAGTGAATGGGACAACGGACTTCCTGTGGACTAATATAGCTTCAACCGTCTTTGCGGAAGAGACTACCAGCCAGGAGGAAACAGGGCTAGAAACCACTGTATCACTGACCACCAGTAAATCTACATCGATTTCGACCACCGCCGCATTTATTTACAAATCTTCATCGACCGTCATTCCGTCTTCGACGCAGAACAATGGAACTCAAAATATCGCCGGCGCGCTCCTGCTCGTCATCACCTTCCTGGCGCTGGTGGGCAACGTCGCCGTTGTCATCGCGCTCCGCCACAAGTGCTACAAGAGTCGTGCGCTCTACACCTTTCTCAATAACTTAGCCATCACGGtcgtgtgtgactgtgtgttcAACGCTCCTCTCATAGCAGCGTCGATGCTGTCTAACGGTACTGTGTGGCTCGACCTGTCATTTCTGTGTGTTGTTAACTCATTCGTCTTCAATCTCATCCACACTCAAGTCATCATGTGCCTCTTGATACTCGTACTGGACAggatattttcactcaaatatTCCGACTCATACATCGGAAACTTTATCGGCGTCAAAGCAAATCTCTTTGCCGGCTACACTTGGATTCACTGCACGGCGTTCAACCTTGCCATTATTGTCACTTCCGTTGAGAGTAGTTACTTCGAGTTCCGCTATTTCTGTTCCGTACTCTACGAAAACAATCTAGTCTTTAATATCTTGATAACACTATTTTGTGTCATAGCGCCATGGATCGCCATCCTCTGTAGTTACATTTATATAGTACGTCTAGCGTGGGAGACAAATGCCAGGGACAGTGGACTGGTACAAGCTGGTTACGACGAACTTGCCGAATTGCGAGGCACTGGAAAGGAGCTGAATCATGCCAAACCCGTCGGGGTGCTAGTTGTTTTGTGGTGTTTATTGATAGGGCCATACCAACTTATCCACATGATCTACGTTTATTCAGGCAGGTCGTCGGGATCCGAAATACTCTGGGTTGTTTGCACAGGCCTAAAATTTATTTACGATTTCTTAGTGTCTGTAGTTATCCTCACAGCTTGGCCTGAAACTTGGAAGGAAATTAGGAACGTTTTTTCTGGTCGTCCAGACAATGCCATAGAGTCGGCACTTCGGGACCATGTGCGGATTCCCGGTGTCCGACCATCCTGGGCTGATGGCAGCGACGGCTCAGTGACCGACAGATCAACTCTAGATCGGTCGACGATCAGCCGGTCTTTTCCGATCCCTGTCTTGTTCGCCACCTCCAACGGGTTACAGCTGCAGGTGGGTGCAAGGGGACGAAGCAACGACGGGGAAATGGAGGTAGCTGGCCTGGCAACCGAGAACCAATCAGACCCATATAAACGAGGTTTCCGTCCTCCTCCGCCTTATCTCCCTCCTCTCTTTAGCGTCGTCCATAGCAGCGAAGAGGATAGCTTCAACACCAACAGTAGCTTGCCATTGAAAGATGACGAAGGTGAGGCGATGGAACTGAATGAATCCGCTGACCGGAAGTCTGCCGCAACCCAATTTCAGCTGTCACTGGGGAAAGGTGACGACTTCAAGACACTGAAATCTTTGTCACCATCGACTGAAGCCTCTGACATGGATGTGACGGGGCCACATATCGCAAACTCCAAAGATTACCAAATACCTCAAACTGAGTCTGCCCGAAGAGCAGATTACGTCCTCGATGACAAACAAAAACCCGATCCTATTGATGCTAAAGACGATCAAACAAGGACTTGCGAGCAAGTGCCCAAGATACCAAAGATAGAAACAGAAGTCAGTAGATCAAAGCGAACCA CAAAGCCAACCCAaatcagagagagaaagaacgaGAAAACCAAGCGGTCCTACAAAGAGTAG
- the LOC140241708 gene encoding U6 snRNA-associated Sm-like protein LSm1, protein MDYMPGTASLIDEINKKLLVVLRDGRTLIGILRSIDQFANLVLHRTIERIHVGKQYGDIPRGVFVVRGENVVLLGEIDVENEGTHNLEEVSIDEILEAQREEQLKKQEEEKTRNKKLLERGLQPHGEQGIDEYP, encoded by the exons ATGGATTACATGCCAGGAACAGCTAGTCTTATCGACGAAATTAACA AGAAGCTGCTTGTTGTTCTGAGAGATGGAAGAACACTAATTGGTATCTTGAGGAGCATTGATCAGTTTG CAAATCTTGTTCTTCATCGTACCATTGAGAGGATACACGTTGGCAAACAGTATGGAGATATCCCCAGGGGAGTCTTCGTTGTACGAGGAGAAAATGTTGTGCTACTTGGTGAGATA gatGTGGAGAATGAGGGAACACATAATCTAGAAGAGGTTTCCATTGATGAAATCTTGGAAGCTCAGAGAGAGGAACAGCTCAAGAAACAGGAGGAGGAAAAGACACGGAACAAGAAACTTCTTGAGCGCGGATTACAGCCTCATGGAGAACAGGGCATTGATGAGTATCCTTGA